A genomic window from Silvibacterium dinghuense includes:
- a CDS encoding endo-beta-N-acetylglucosaminidase, whose product MFSFWGQKQAFALEGQDAGANSFDTLAPIFPLTAKSRDSFAALMDYVPSVDPDAAYFRSRVPRAARIPAFAPTQAHPKLSSLPQVATLTGCYRTLGEHADDHYKRSRYGAPPQGGVYVSRMIGYHDIVVSWSGPGMIPNAALIDAAHRNGALCLGTIFQPDKRIFDSSAVPAKQVAAKFVELALYFGFDGYFMNFELGTPEGHAQILDLLAMMREEAHRQGKSDFYIQFYDGSADMDQLMPIETPGTPYVPAASFADSTMLDQGWSGYSMTHGCCSGRPTDAASVYAYCRKNGLDPYRSAYFGYQLYPGPGYLGLSAPSVIHPNDSATAYGSLQVYSFEDGLHTMQLALDKGKGDAAPALSREEEFYALERRFFSGQSQNPALDNAPNAEQAHIYAEVAGRTRRYTDYSPTEDHPTDQVKLPITYGVANFTVEHSVIGAFPFLTHFNLGAGDAFFVDGAKQGDRPWFNLGIQDLLPTWQWWLEPMQGSLDRSAAKYAPLRVEYDRALAFDGGASLHISGSLRARDGVSLRLYKTKLPVQNAGDLSLHLVWQGLAETKEYLLAGLIFEDAPDQAEWVRFTQTDAILHEQLDHGWTRSRMTLAPYRGRTLAALLIGFHHEKPAHADTPVDVHIGEIYAGLPLKGETHSAPSSFTVEAHAAGAAQGTMQVRLRWQMRDEDAYYDLYAMNATSNARTWLGRVTADCYYVESVQAEQGSAIAFELVATSRENPLLRSLPARTTVQAA is encoded by the coding sequence TTGTTCAGTTTCTGGGGACAGAAGCAGGCCTTCGCCTTAGAGGGGCAGGATGCAGGTGCGAATTCCTTCGATACACTTGCCCCCATCTTTCCTTTGACGGCAAAATCACGCGACAGCTTCGCTGCCTTGATGGACTATGTGCCATCCGTCGATCCGGATGCTGCCTATTTTCGTTCGCGCGTACCGCGTGCAGCCAGGATTCCCGCCTTTGCGCCGACTCAGGCACATCCTAAGCTCAGCTCTTTACCGCAGGTGGCTACGCTGACCGGATGTTATCGCACGCTTGGCGAGCATGCGGACGATCACTACAAACGGTCGCGCTATGGAGCACCTCCGCAGGGTGGAGTGTATGTCTCCCGCATGATCGGCTATCACGATATTGTCGTGAGCTGGAGCGGTCCCGGCATGATTCCGAATGCGGCTCTGATCGATGCGGCGCATCGCAATGGCGCCTTGTGCCTGGGAACGATCTTTCAGCCAGACAAGCGCATCTTCGATTCGAGTGCCGTGCCTGCAAAGCAGGTGGCCGCTAAGTTTGTGGAGCTGGCTCTGTATTTCGGCTTTGACGGCTACTTCATGAACTTCGAGCTCGGGACTCCGGAGGGACATGCTCAGATACTCGATCTGCTTGCCATGATGCGCGAAGAGGCCCATCGGCAAGGTAAGTCCGATTTCTATATCCAGTTTTATGACGGGTCTGCAGATATGGATCAGTTGATGCCGATCGAGACACCCGGAACACCGTATGTTCCTGCCGCATCGTTTGCGGATAGCACGATGCTCGACCAGGGATGGAGCGGCTACAGCATGACGCACGGCTGCTGTTCGGGAAGGCCGACCGATGCTGCATCCGTCTATGCCTATTGCAGGAAGAACGGTCTCGACCCATATCGCTCGGCTTATTTCGGATACCAGCTTTATCCGGGGCCGGGATATCTTGGCCTGTCTGCTCCTTCTGTGATTCATCCGAATGACAGTGCCACCGCTTATGGCAGTTTGCAGGTTTATAGCTTTGAGGATGGCCTGCACACCATGCAATTGGCGCTGGATAAAGGCAAAGGCGATGCTGCGCCGGCTCTCTCGCGAGAGGAAGAGTTCTATGCGCTCGAGCGCCGCTTCTTCAGCGGCCAGTCTCAGAACCCCGCGCTCGACAATGCGCCTAATGCGGAGCAGGCTCATATTTACGCCGAGGTCGCAGGGAGAACGCGGAGATATACGGATTACTCTCCCACGGAAGACCATCCTACGGATCAGGTGAAGCTGCCTATCACTTATGGCGTTGCAAACTTTACCGTCGAGCACTCCGTGATCGGGGCTTTTCCGTTTCTGACTCACTTCAACCTGGGTGCCGGCGATGCCTTCTTCGTGGATGGCGCGAAGCAGGGAGATCGTCCATGGTTCAATCTGGGGATTCAGGATCTTCTGCCGACGTGGCAATGGTGGTTGGAGCCGATGCAGGGTTCTCTGGATCGCTCTGCTGCAAAGTATGCGCCTCTTCGTGTGGAGTATGACCGGGCGCTGGCCTTTGACGGCGGTGCATCGTTGCATATCTCCGGCTCACTTCGTGCCCGGGATGGCGTCTCATTGCGTCTCTATAAGACGAAGTTGCCTGTTCAGAATGCAGGGGATCTTTCTCTGCATCTGGTATGGCAAGGTCTTGCTGAGACAAAGGAGTATCTGCTTGCTGGTTTGATCTTTGAAGATGCTCCAGATCAGGCGGAATGGGTTCGCTTCACGCAAACAGACGCCATTCTCCATGAACAGCTCGATCATGGCTGGACGCGATCCCGCATGACGCTTGCTCCCTACCGAGGAAGAACTCTGGCTGCGCTCCTGATTGGCTTTCATCATGAGAAGCCAGCGCATGCCGATACGCCGGTAGACGTTCATATCGGAGAGATCTATGCGGGACTCCCCTTAAAAGGTGAGACCCATTCCGCGCCATCCTCGTTTACGGTTGAAGCGCATGCTGCGGGGGCTGCTCAGGGAACCATGCAGGTGCGGTTGCGCTGGCAGATGCGGGATGAGGATGCTTATTACGATCTCTATGCCATGAATGCGACGTCAAATGCCAGAACCTGGCTCGGACGTGTTACCGCCGACTGTTATTACGTGGAGAGCGTGCAGGCAGAGCAGGGAAGCGCGATAGCATTCGAGCTTGTGGCAACAAGCCGTGAAAATCCGCTACTCCGCAGCCTCCCGGCACGCACCACAGTGCAGGCCGCATAG